From Chthonomonas sp., the proteins below share one genomic window:
- a CDS encoding Eco57I restriction-modification methylase domain-containing protein — translation MVDASRIEASGKLDPDGRSSFGQFLTPLPTARLMASMIGPMGESIRILDPGSGIGTLFTSAVEELVLRPDPPRAIHVVAYEVDVDLLSFLKRTIFLCESFCASRGIDFKAEVRACDFIADTADRLRGGLFDCAEKPNFDLVIQNPPYRKIAANSDARRLAASFGPEVVNLYAAFLAASVRVLKEGGELVSITPRSFCNGPYFKPFRHFFLERMRLERFHLFGSRNKAFQEDSVLQETIITHAVRTDSPNCYAVQIASSECAEGDVLRRFAPFNEVVRPGDRQAFFHLAADELEARTASRAATLTSSLGELGISVSTGRVVDFRVKDHLRAEPEEGAIPLIYPANLSDGRVTWPKAIRKPQAVVLADDTRSQTLEKGHYVLVKRFSSKEEKRRVTAAIVSPESVDSERIAFENHLNFFHENGHGLDETIAKGLALFLNSSQVDDHFRQFNGHTQVNATDLRSLRYPTREELSRLGNHVNGAWPDQAEIDRIFDEELMADETEQNPQDAKRRIDEAIQILTDLGMPRAQINERSALTLLALVNLTPDKSWDEAASTPIGITPMMDFMKTAYGKDYAPNTRETVRRHTVHQFVQAAFILENPDDPARPTNSPKTVYVIESSALALLQQFGSEKWPELAKQYLTAVPALQTKYQQARERQRIPIELPKGVTLTLSPGGQNELVVRILEDFAPIFTPGGRPIYVGDTDDKNAFYDKDALAHLGVEIESHGKMPDVIIHHTGQDWLVLIEAVTSHGPINPKRLEELKELFKGCKIGLVYVTTFLTRDAMKKYLSEIAWETEVWAADTPEHLIHFNGERFLGPY, via the coding sequence ATGGTGGACGCTTCAAGAATCGAAGCCAGCGGGAAGCTTGACCCGGACGGGCGATCATCGTTTGGACAGTTTCTAACGCCGCTTCCGACTGCCAGGCTCATGGCTTCGATGATCGGGCCGATGGGCGAGAGCATCAGAATTCTTGATCCTGGCTCAGGTATTGGAACTCTCTTTACTTCAGCCGTCGAAGAACTTGTGCTAAGGCCGGATCCGCCACGAGCAATCCATGTGGTGGCCTATGAGGTGGACGTTGACCTCCTCAGTTTTTTGAAGCGGACGATATTCCTATGTGAGTCTTTCTGTGCCTCACGCGGAATTGACTTCAAAGCCGAGGTTCGCGCTTGCGACTTCATCGCCGATACCGCCGATCGCTTGAGAGGGGGGCTATTCGACTGCGCGGAAAAGCCAAATTTCGACCTTGTGATTCAAAATCCCCCTTATCGAAAGATTGCCGCGAATTCGGACGCACGACGCTTGGCCGCATCGTTTGGGCCAGAAGTCGTGAACCTTTATGCCGCGTTCCTCGCCGCATCGGTTCGAGTACTGAAGGAGGGCGGTGAACTCGTATCGATAACTCCCAGAAGCTTTTGCAATGGCCCTTACTTTAAGCCATTCCGCCATTTCTTCCTTGAGCGAATGAGGCTTGAGCGATTCCACCTATTTGGATCCAGGAATAAAGCGTTCCAAGAAGACTCGGTGCTTCAAGAAACGATTATCACCCACGCAGTGAGAACCGATTCACCAAATTGCTACGCAGTCCAAATCGCATCAAGCGAATGTGCGGAGGGTGATGTGCTAAGAAGATTTGCGCCCTTCAACGAGGTCGTACGACCAGGAGATCGCCAGGCTTTCTTTCACCTGGCTGCAGACGAACTGGAGGCCCGGACGGCTTCCAGAGCAGCGACACTCACATCCAGTCTCGGTGAACTGGGAATCAGCGTTTCGACCGGGCGAGTCGTTGACTTTCGCGTGAAGGATCACCTGAGGGCGGAGCCCGAAGAAGGTGCCATCCCCCTGATCTATCCTGCGAACCTAAGTGACGGGCGCGTTACTTGGCCGAAGGCCATCCGCAAACCCCAGGCGGTCGTGCTGGCTGACGACACCCGTTCCCAGACTCTTGAGAAGGGGCACTATGTTCTTGTCAAGCGTTTTTCATCAAAGGAAGAGAAGAGGCGCGTAACGGCTGCCATCGTCAGCCCAGAATCAGTGGATTCAGAAAGGATCGCGTTTGAAAACCACCTCAACTTCTTCCACGAGAATGGACACGGCCTTGACGAAACGATTGCCAAAGGCTTGGCTCTGTTCCTGAACTCTTCTCAGGTAGACGATCATTTCCGTCAGTTCAATGGACATACGCAGGTAAATGCGACCGACCTTCGCTCTCTTCGTTATCCGACCCGCGAAGAACTTAGCCGATTAGGGAACCATGTGAACGGAGCTTGGCCCGACCAAGCTGAGATTGACAGAATTTTCGACGAGGAACTCATGGCAGACGAAACAGAACAAAACCCACAAGACGCAAAGAGGCGGATCGATGAGGCGATCCAGATCCTGACGGACCTTGGAATGCCGAGGGCTCAGATCAACGAACGGTCAGCATTGACCCTTCTTGCTTTGGTAAACCTTACTCCCGACAAGTCGTGGGATGAGGCGGCGTCCACCCCGATAGGCATCACCCCCATGATGGATTTCATGAAAACTGCGTACGGCAAAGACTATGCTCCAAACACTCGTGAAACGGTTCGACGCCATACGGTACACCAGTTCGTGCAGGCCGCCTTCATCCTAGAAAACCCGGATGATCCGGCAAGGCCAACCAACAGCCCCAAAACCGTTTACGTGATCGAATCAAGCGCACTCGCTCTGTTGCAGCAATTCGGCAGTGAGAAATGGCCAGAGCTTGCCAAGCAGTATTTGACAGCAGTACCCGCTCTCCAAACCAAATACCAGCAAGCTCGTGAGAGGCAACGAATCCCTATCGAGCTTCCCAAGGGCGTCACATTGACCCTCTCTCCAGGAGGCCAGAATGAGCTCGTAGTAAGAATACTAGAGGACTTCGCCCCCATATTCACGCCTGGCGGCAGGCCCATTTACGTGGGGGATACTGATGATAAGAATGCCTTCTACGACAAGGATGCCCTTGCACACCTTGGAGTTGAGATAGAGTCCCACGGCAAGATGCCAGACGTGATTATCCACCACACTGGGCAAGACTGGCTTGTTTTGATTGAGGCCGTCACATCACACGGTCCGATCAATCCCAAGAGACTCGAAGAGCTCAAAGAACTCTTTAAGGGGTGCAAAATCGGCCTCGTTTATGTGACAACATTCTTGACTCGCGACGCAATGAAGAAGTATCTGTCGGAAATTGCCTGGGAGACAGAGGTTTGGGCCGCTGATACCCCTGAACACCTCATACACTTTAACGGTGAACGATTCCTAGGTCCGTACTAG
- a CDS encoding 4Fe-4S binding protein — translation MPYVVTEACVGVKDKSCMTVCPVDCIYEGDDMVYINPDECIDCGLCEPECPVSAIFVDTDVPPNWKDYIEKNGSESRRISGG, via the coding sequence ATGCCGTACGTCGTGACTGAAGCCTGCGTTGGAGTGAAGGACAAGTCCTGCATGACTGTCTGCCCTGTGGACTGCATTTACGAAGGCGACGACATGGTTTACATCAACCCGGACGAGTGCATTGACTGCGGTCTCTGCGAGCCGGAATGCCCGGTTTCCGCCATTTTCGTGGACACCGATGTGCCGCCGAACTGGAAGGATTACATCGAAAAGAACGGCAGCGAGTCGCGCCGAATTTCAGGCGGCTAG
- a CDS encoding PilZ domain-containing protein has protein sequence MKAISTFGELVLGGWVVDVTKSQLISDLGTAAELEAGQPFKIEIFGARYDLRADGNFRQLIQNRTIFDLSNVSVSPATEAVRMVVPFYPCDIHLDNMRGEASAVDISIEGIGFLTSAKLEKGDKLQIYVTSPEGVIEVQADVRYCLATDPDGFEFRAGARLTFPDRIGQAKWMRLFANQLAA, from the coding sequence ATGAAAGCGATTTCAACGTTCGGCGAGCTGGTGCTCGGCGGTTGGGTCGTGGATGTCACCAAGTCGCAGCTGATTTCCGACCTCGGCACCGCGGCGGAATTGGAGGCCGGTCAACCCTTTAAGATCGAGATTTTCGGCGCCCGTTACGACCTCAGGGCCGACGGTAACTTCCGTCAGCTCATCCAGAACCGGACGATTTTCGATCTCAGCAACGTCAGCGTGAGCCCAGCGACTGAGGCCGTGCGCATGGTGGTGCCGTTTTATCCGTGCGACATTCACCTCGACAACATGCGCGGCGAGGCTTCGGCCGTGGATATCAGCATTGAGGGCATCGGCTTTCTGACCAGCGCCAAGCTGGAGAAGGGCGACAAGCTACAGATTTATGTGACCTCACCCGAAGGCGTGATTGAGGTGCAAGCGGACGTGCGCTACTGCCTGGCGACGGACCCCGACGGGTTCGAATTTCGCGCGGGTGCGCGGCTGACTTTTCCCGACCGCATCGGTCAGGCCAAGTGGATGCGCCTGTTTGCGAACCAGCTAGCCGCCTGA
- a CDS encoding MarR family transcriptional regulator: MEPTGQYSHFENQFIMEWGRMSSSWGINRTMAQIHALLLVTGRPHSMDEIIDRLGISRGNASMSLRDLMDWGVVNRFRQPGDRKDTYLADNDMWSMFAKVIRERKRREIDPTQTAIREMLAHLGETPAGEERDLVRSRFEGLIQIFEFIDIIYDNAFRTDEQLQEAISFIRQNAKG, encoded by the coding sequence ATGGAGCCAACTGGTCAGTATTCCCACTTCGAAAACCAATTCATCATGGAGTGGGGTCGCATGAGTTCGAGTTGGGGCATCAACCGCACGATGGCCCAGATTCATGCGCTGCTCCTGGTCACGGGTCGGCCGCACAGCATGGACGAGATCATCGACCGGTTGGGCATCAGTCGCGGCAATGCCAGCATGAGCCTCCGCGACCTGATGGATTGGGGCGTGGTCAACCGCTTTCGGCAACCCGGCGATCGAAAGGACACCTACCTTGCCGACAACGACATGTGGAGCATGTTCGCCAAGGTGATTCGCGAGCGCAAGCGCCGCGAGATTGACCCCACCCAGACCGCCATCCGCGAGATGCTGGCGCACCTCGGCGAAACCCCCGCCGGCGAAGAGCGCGACCTGGTCCGCTCGCGATTTGAGGGCCTGATTCAGATTTTCGAATTCATCGACATCATTTACGACAACGCGTTTCGCACCGACGAGCAACTGCAAGAAGCGATCAGCTTCATCCGCCAAAATGCCAAAGGCTGA
- a CDS encoding DUF488 domain-containing protein has protein sequence MPKAEVYSIGYANDTFEPFLARVLALPEISHLVDIRTNPYSRYQEDFRGETFAHRVDATGLKYIFMGDRLGGKPTNETVLTEGEMDPLKLMEWPFFQAGIERIIAAQESGKTLCMMCGCGNPIHCHRGSVLSEVLLERGVDVLHAMVSGDLVPHSIARRDLPPRQMNLFT, from the coding sequence ATGCCAAAGGCTGAGGTCTATTCGATTGGCTACGCCAACGACACGTTCGAGCCGTTTCTGGCGCGCGTGCTGGCGCTGCCAGAGATTTCGCACCTGGTGGATATCCGCACCAACCCCTATAGCCGGTATCAGGAGGATTTTCGCGGGGAGACCTTCGCTCACCGGGTGGATGCGACCGGGCTCAAATACATCTTCATGGGCGATCGGCTCGGCGGCAAACCGACCAACGAAACCGTGTTGACCGAGGGCGAAATGGACCCGCTCAAGCTCATGGAGTGGCCGTTTTTTCAGGCCGGAATTGAGCGCATCATCGCCGCTCAAGAATCGGGCAAGACCCTGTGCATGATGTGCGGTTGCGGAAACCCGATCCACTGTCATCGCGGCTCGGTGCTGAGCGAAGTCTTGCTAGAGCGCGGCGTGGATGTGTTGCACGCGATGGTGAGCGGCGACCTGGTGCCGCATTCAATCGCGCGCCGCGACCTGCCGCCGCGCCAAATGAACCTGTTTACGTAA
- a CDS encoding PilZ domain-containing protein yields the protein MRKHARFELFEYAMIYTHEGADPIRSVIIDISLGGAQVRSRTSVTSGATVVIDVAQPDAVEPFLVNAEIRYSNAIPNTDLFAVGFRFTPQTAQEREKIARYVHEFFRLQGEYLLEERNA from the coding sequence ATGCGAAAACATGCTCGCTTCGAGCTGTTTGAATACGCCATGATCTACACCCATGAAGGGGCCGATCCGATTCGATCCGTGATCATCGATATCAGCCTTGGTGGCGCTCAGGTTCGCTCACGCACCAGCGTGACTTCCGGAGCCACCGTCGTGATTGACGTCGCGCAACCGGACGCCGTTGAGCCGTTCCTGGTCAACGCCGAGATTCGGTACAGCAACGCGATTCCGAACACCGATCTCTTCGCGGTGGGCTTCCGCTTTACTCCGCAAACCGCGCAAGAGCGCGAAAAGATTGCGCGCTACGTTCACGAGTTCTTCCGCCTGCAAGGCGAGTACTTGCTCGAAGAACGCAACGCCTAA
- a CDS encoding HD-GYP domain-containing protein, whose product MFQNILSREALYDALSQSEGFDSPEVAWGLGSEQSPAREVVKLWDPTVRVLVNAIEAKSPYTRGHSERVMILATIMGRELGMDAQQLETLARGSLLHDIGKIGIPDVILEKPGTLSEAEYTVIKMHPVIGDVMLANVPEMASIRDIVRHHHEKLDGSGYPDQLAGEEVSREARIVAVADICDALLSNRSYRSSMNTQQAAEILRYEAAVGKLDPEVVEILANIFERVGRSKVEPAKVA is encoded by the coding sequence ATGTTCCAAAACATTCTTTCAAGAGAGGCGCTCTACGATGCGCTCAGTCAATCTGAGGGCTTCGATTCGCCCGAGGTCGCCTGGGGCTTAGGCTCCGAGCAGAGTCCCGCCCGCGAGGTCGTCAAGCTTTGGGATCCCACCGTGCGTGTGCTGGTCAATGCCATTGAGGCGAAGTCGCCTTATACTCGCGGCCACAGCGAGCGCGTCATGATTCTCGCCACCATCATGGGCCGAGAACTGGGCATGGACGCCCAACAGCTGGAAACCCTGGCCCGCGGATCGCTTCTGCACGACATCGGCAAAATCGGCATCCCCGACGTGATTCTGGAAAAGCCGGGCACGCTCTCCGAAGCCGAGTACACGGTCATCAAAATGCACCCCGTCATCGGCGACGTGATGCTGGCCAACGTGCCCGAAATGGCGAGCATTCGCGATATTGTGCGGCACCACCACGAAAAGCTCGATGGTTCGGGCTACCCCGATCAGCTCGCCGGCGAAGAGGTATCACGCGAGGCCCGCATCGTGGCGGTCGCCGACATTTGCGACGCGCTCCTTAGCAATCGGTCGTATCGATCGAGCATGAATACTCAACAAGCCGCCGAGATATTGCGCTACGAAGCGGCGGTTGGCAAACTTGACCCTGAGGTTGTGGAAATTCTTGCCAATATCTTTGAAAGAGTAGGGAGATCCAAGGTCGAACCAGCCAAGGTCGCCTAG
- a CDS encoding helix-turn-helix transcriptional regulator produces MTIESIAKMLVEERRRLGITQAEVALLAGCSKPSVIAAERGRPNLRLETLVKIANVLGLDLQLSRGKRSA; encoded by the coding sequence ATGACTATTGAATCGATTGCCAAAATGCTCGTTGAGGAGCGCCGTCGGCTGGGAATAACCCAGGCCGAGGTGGCCCTGTTGGCGGGATGCTCCAAGCCGTCGGTGATTGCCGCCGAGCGCGGCCGCCCCAACCTGCGTTTGGAGACGCTGGTGAAAATCGCCAATGTTCTGGGCCTCGATCTGCAGCTCTCGCGAGGCAAACGCAGTGCCTGA
- a CDS encoding porin, translating to MTTRGLLVTSLLGAASFVFAADENPIKVTGTVDVYYLRDFNEGPGDANLRFLDTRKNKLTLNTALAKIRYTPKKTPFSASVDLGVGKMQDLTNASEPGGTDRYKVFQQAFVSYAGKAVNVDFGKFVTWVGYENLEPSENANYSHGFLSNLGVPTYHFGLRAGFKANDMDLTAAIVRGWNEVEDSNGQLSYGLQAKKNLSDKTTVTANFMGGGEGKNGQTAGIAFADGLKRDTYTYDVILTHKLDDTTDLAFEGLYGNALGKGGNPSAKWTGVSGWVSKKFNDKMTGALRIESFNDSDGQRTGTAQNLTSVTLTAGYKLSPNSHFRLELRGDRSNQSVFTKENAANTKNRSTLSGAYILKF from the coding sequence ATGACAACTCGAGGACTTCTCGTCACCTCGCTCTTAGGGGCCGCCAGCTTTGTGTTTGCCGCCGACGAAAACCCGATCAAGGTGACCGGAACCGTCGATGTGTACTACCTCCGCGACTTTAACGAAGGTCCTGGCGATGCCAACCTGCGTTTTCTGGACACCCGCAAGAACAAGCTGACGCTCAACACCGCGCTGGCCAAGATTCGCTACACGCCGAAGAAGACGCCGTTTAGCGCCTCGGTCGACCTGGGCGTCGGCAAGATGCAGGACCTCACCAACGCGTCTGAACCCGGCGGAACCGATCGCTATAAGGTGTTCCAACAAGCGTTCGTGAGCTACGCTGGCAAGGCCGTCAACGTGGACTTCGGTAAGTTCGTCACCTGGGTGGGCTACGAAAACCTTGAGCCCTCGGAAAATGCCAACTACAGCCACGGCTTCCTTTCGAACCTCGGGGTGCCGACGTACCACTTCGGTCTGCGGGCAGGCTTCAAGGCCAACGACATGGACCTGACCGCCGCCATCGTGCGCGGTTGGAACGAAGTCGAAGACTCGAACGGCCAACTTTCGTACGGTCTGCAAGCCAAGAAGAACCTTTCGGACAAGACCACGGTGACCGCTAACTTTATGGGCGGCGGCGAAGGCAAGAACGGTCAAACCGCGGGCATCGCATTTGCCGATGGCCTCAAGCGCGACACCTACACCTACGACGTGATTCTGACCCACAAGCTCGATGACACGACCGACCTCGCGTTCGAAGGTCTGTACGGCAACGCGCTGGGCAAGGGTGGCAACCCGAGCGCCAAGTGGACCGGCGTTAGCGGCTGGGTGAGCAAGAAGTTCAACGACAAGATGACGGGCGCGCTCCGCATCGAGAGCTTCAACGATAGCGATGGTCAACGCACGGGCACGGCCCAAAACCTGACCAGCGTGACCCTGACCGCTGGCTACAAGCTGTCGCCGAACTCGCACTTCCGCTTGGAACTGCGGGGCGACCGCTCGAACCAATCGGTGTTCACCAAGGAGAACGCCGCTAACACGAAGAATCGCAGCACCCTGAGCGGCGCCTACATTCTGAAGTTCTAG
- a CDS encoding iron-sulfur cluster assembly accessory protein: MAITLTDRAASELKALMEEQGQQNAALRVWVAGGGCSGLQYGMALDDNTPEEGDQIFAEAGVKVIIDPGSLGYMTGSIVDFVDDEHGGGFKIENPNAVRGCGCGNSFATEDGQAAGCGSGGCGSGGCGSH, from the coding sequence ATGGCAATTACCCTCACCGATCGCGCAGCATCTGAACTCAAGGCTCTCATGGAAGAGCAAGGCCAGCAAAATGCGGCCCTGCGAGTTTGGGTCGCCGGGGGCGGCTGTAGCGGTCTGCAGTACGGCATGGCGCTGGACGACAACACGCCCGAAGAGGGCGATCAAATTTTCGCCGAAGCCGGAGTCAAGGTCATCATTGATCCGGGCAGCCTTGGTTACATGACCGGCTCGATTGTGGACTTTGTGGACGACGAGCACGGTGGAGGCTTTAAGATCGAAAACCCCAACGCGGTTCGCGGCTGCGGTTGCGGCAACTCGTTTGCCACCGAAGACGGCCAAGCCGCCGGTTGCGGTAGCGGCGGATGCGGCTCGGGCGGCTGCGGCAGCCACTAA
- a CDS encoding DUF3466 family protein translates to MSARNGHETVNIMKTLNTSIAVLSFAALFATSASANLGRYRVIDLGQMGGVHNSAVGINNNGLVVGNMTDATGLVRAWQYNLNTKQLIVLPRPSDFTNTRVRDINDSGRMVGYGTKVMSPSSRSRGLYWSDPSMPVQITPFDGTTNADSYLMGINNNGNCVGAASGRVYSGTATSVLQGMSYYAPNNAKTFRGTLGNINGTSANTSFINAINSTEVCVGYTRTTSSDNAGMRDNGSGGMFSVANPYSSSSSTSVEDINDFNRMVGTFWPATGQSRAFYKDNYGTTTLIPQLSYTQSGDSSAARSVNNLGYIAGNNETGTTLRGTLFDGTTLTDLNVISDGQMFNYIGSANDINEKMCIAGDLGPSGTSRACVLLPVQNIQVPCTFEDTQLSGYVEWDILSTAGAVVDSGSDIPVGGVLRVSTIHSGIGTLRIKPSHWLQRNVVFNATTVFQTINTAPTTFKNGDVNNDNVVDIADYTGLAAAFDSVYGGPNWNFMADLNADQIVDIADYVILARNFDMFGD, encoded by the coding sequence TTGTCAGCCCGCAACGGGCACGAAACCGTGAACATCATGAAAACTCTGAACACATCGATCGCCGTCCTCAGCTTTGCTGCTCTCTTCGCCACCAGCGCCTCGGCAAACCTCGGTCGCTATCGCGTCATAGACCTGGGCCAAATGGGCGGCGTCCACAACAGCGCCGTCGGAATCAATAACAACGGCCTCGTGGTTGGCAACATGACCGACGCTACCGGTCTGGTTCGCGCCTGGCAGTACAACCTCAACACCAAGCAGCTCATCGTGCTGCCCCGCCCGTCCGATTTCACCAACACCCGAGTACGGGATATCAACGACTCGGGTCGCATGGTCGGTTACGGCACCAAGGTGATGTCCCCCAGCAGCCGCAGCCGCGGTCTGTATTGGAGCGACCCCAGCATGCCCGTGCAAATCACACCGTTCGATGGCACGACCAACGCCGACAGCTACCTGATGGGCATCAACAACAACGGCAATTGCGTGGGCGCCGCCTCGGGCCGAGTCTACAGCGGCACGGCCACTTCGGTGCTCCAGGGCATGTCGTACTACGCCCCCAACAACGCCAAGACGTTCCGCGGAACCCTCGGCAACATCAACGGCACCTCGGCAAACACGTCGTTCATCAACGCCATCAACAGCACCGAAGTGTGCGTTGGCTACACCCGCACCACCAGCAGCGACAACGCCGGAATGCGCGACAACGGCTCAGGTGGCATGTTCAGCGTGGCCAACCCGTACAGTTCCTCCTCGTCCACGAGCGTCGAAGACATTAACGACTTCAACCGCATGGTCGGGACCTTTTGGCCGGCCACCGGCCAATCGCGCGCCTTTTACAAGGATAACTACGGAACGACGACCCTGATTCCGCAACTGAGCTACACGCAAAGCGGCGACTCGTCGGCGGCCCGATCGGTGAACAACCTTGGCTACATCGCGGGCAACAACGAAACCGGGACCACGCTCCGCGGCACCCTGTTCGACGGCACGACGCTCACCGACCTGAACGTGATCTCCGATGGCCAGATGTTCAACTACATCGGCTCGGCCAACGACATCAACGAAAAGATGTGCATTGCCGGCGATCTCGGCCCCAGCGGTACGTCGCGAGCTTGCGTCCTGCTCCCGGTGCAAAACATCCAAGTGCCTTGTACGTTTGAGGACACTCAGCTCTCCGGCTACGTCGAGTGGGACATTCTCAGCACCGCCGGCGCAGTTGTCGATAGCGGCTCGGACATCCCCGTAGGTGGCGTGCTCAGGGTAAGCACCATCCACAGCGGCATCGGCACGCTCCGCATCAAGCCGAGCCACTGGCTGCAACGCAACGTCGTGTTCAACGCCACCACCGTGTTCCAAACCATCAATACGGCTCCTACCACGTTCAAGAATGGCGACGTGAACAACGACAACGTCGTGGACATCGCCGACTACACCGGTCTTGCGGCGGCGTTCGACAGCGTCTACGGCGGTCCGAACTGGAACTTCATGGCCGACCTGAACGCGGACCAAATCGTGGATATCGCCGACTACGTGATCCTCGCTCGCAACTTCGACATGTTCGGCGACTAA
- the folK gene encoding 2-amino-4-hydroxy-6-hydroxymethyldihydropteridine diphosphokinase, giving the protein MPRIVIALGSNLNHPAQQVRRAAAALRQPFPSLCLSPLVSSAPMYVADQPAFVNAVAIAETDLAPQEVFGVLKTAEHYLGRTETFRNGPRQIDLDLILYGCLRYRTEFSDGSDLIVPHPRVAERLFVMQPWLSLDPAANLPGGISVLALHDALGEPPLAEVDHAGI; this is encoded by the coding sequence ATGCCACGCATCGTCATCGCCCTGGGAAGCAACCTCAACCATCCTGCCCAGCAGGTGCGTCGGGCGGCGGCGGCGTTGCGGCAACCCTTCCCTTCGCTGTGCCTGTCGCCGCTGGTTTCGAGCGCGCCGATGTACGTCGCTGACCAGCCGGCGTTCGTGAATGCGGTGGCCATCGCCGAAACCGACCTCGCCCCGCAAGAGGTGTTTGGCGTGCTGAAAACCGCCGAGCACTACCTGGGTCGCACCGAGACCTTCCGCAACGGGCCACGCCAAATTGACCTCGATTTGATCCTGTATGGCTGCCTGCGCTATCGCACCGAGTTTAGCGATGGGAGCGATCTCATCGTGCCGCATCCGCGCGTCGCGGAGCGTCTCTTTGTTATGCAACCATGGTTAAGCTTGGATCCGGCGGCGAACCTGCCCGGCGGAATCAGCGTCCTTGCATTGCATGACGCGTTGGGCGAACCGCCCCTGGCGGAGGTGGACCATGCAGGAATTTGA
- a CDS encoding type II secretion system F family protein produces the protein MQEFEYEGKDQRSQRQFGTQLAVSANEAIQILRKRGINVNSIRVAGSHGTPLPRHQAAPPTPVTLDPSPLVVQPTSWLPRTPWSSKRHYFLFNMLAVSAKAGVNMHQSLQTASNTTAFKPWETSMVRRWAEDTEQGMALHETMAKAVPPISRATVGMVRVGEVSGSVPDAMAGIAEHHHNNIRYDRTFWIFRFFLYYGSLSIPLAIVLMKGFTDAYAAYEKAGEGNVAAMISGAIVKNLAWPFGPIILAWWLLLFLGARLLMRPQFEKFRHWFGYYHPYMRGRAQQEGITAFTWALGRLSRAGIAPFSAWNLAAEAVPNAIVREKLLDMSRASGERTKLSDLVRSSGLFEPEYVSVIENAEYTGTLPDSLEYLRQVTNDELGRRTMQSKGIWAVSTILFGTIISLLIVVVMAYYWYRVFYGQVLAGLDATIILPRI, from the coding sequence ATGCAGGAATTTGAGTACGAGGGCAAAGATCAGCGCAGTCAGCGCCAGTTCGGCACTCAACTCGCGGTGAGCGCCAACGAGGCGATTCAGATTCTGCGCAAGCGCGGCATCAACGTCAACAGTATTCGCGTCGCCGGATCGCACGGCACTCCGCTACCGCGCCACCAGGCCGCGCCGCCAACGCCGGTCACCTTAGACCCGAGCCCCCTGGTGGTCCAGCCAACCAGTTGGCTCCCACGCACGCCGTGGTCCTCGAAGCGGCATTACTTTCTGTTCAACATGCTCGCGGTGAGCGCGAAGGCCGGCGTGAACATGCACCAGAGCCTGCAGACCGCAAGCAACACCACCGCGTTCAAACCGTGGGAAACCTCCATGGTTCGACGATGGGCGGAGGATACGGAGCAGGGCATGGCGCTGCATGAGACCATGGCCAAGGCCGTGCCGCCGATCAGCCGGGCGACGGTGGGAATGGTTCGCGTGGGCGAGGTGAGCGGCTCGGTTCCCGATGCCATGGCGGGGATCGCCGAGCATCACCACAACAACATCCGCTACGACCGGACGTTCTGGATTTTTCGGTTCTTTCTCTACTACGGTTCGCTCAGTATTCCCTTGGCGATTGTCTTGATGAAGGGGTTTACCGATGCGTACGCCGCTTACGAAAAAGCGGGCGAGGGCAACGTTGCGGCCATGATTTCCGGTGCCATAGTCAAGAACTTAGCTTGGCCGTTCGGCCCCATTATCCTCGCTTGGTGGCTACTCCTCTTCCTTGGTGCCCGGTTGCTGATGCGGCCCCAGTTTGAGAAGTTTCGCCACTGGTTTGGCTACTATCACCCGTACATGCGGGGGCGCGCGCAGCAAGAAGGGATCACGGCTTTCACCTGGGCCCTTGGCCGATTAAGCCGAGCCGGAATTGCGCCATTTAGTGCATGGAATCTGGCCGCCGAAGCCGTCCCCAATGCAATCGTCCGCGAGAAATTGCTCGATATGAGCCGAGCGAGTGGAGAGCGAACCAAGCTTTCTGATCTAGTCCGTTCCTCCGGACTGTTCGAACCTGAGTACGTCAGCGTGATTGAGAACGCCGAGTACACGGGCACCTTGCCCGATTCGCTCGAGTACCTTCGACAAGTGACGAACGATGAGCTTGGTCGTAGAACCATGCAGAGCAAAGGAATCTGGGCGGTAAGCACCATATTGTTTGGCACAATCATTTCGCTCCTCATCGTGGTCGTCATGGCCTACTACTGGTACCGTGTTTTTTACGGTCAAGTCCTTGCGGGGCTGGACGCCACGATCATTCTGCCGAGAATCTAA